One genomic window of Psychrobacter cibarius includes the following:
- a CDS encoding DJ-1/PfpI family protein — translation MTSMRTVGILLFNEVEVLDFAGPFEVFSLAANATSDKYFKVITIAESQAPISARNGLRVIPDYSFSNHPDIDVLVVPGGYGAEKIEINNPVVIDWIVTQAKLVDLTLSVCTGALLLAKAGLLAGKSATTHWMDLDNLASYADIDVISHTRFVDASDESAKLITSAGISAGIHASLYCLEKLIDTKTMQATAKRMEFDLDQNVFL, via the coding sequence ATGACATCAATGCGAACCGTTGGAATATTACTATTTAACGAAGTCGAAGTGTTGGACTTCGCAGGACCTTTTGAGGTGTTTTCATTGGCTGCCAATGCTACTAGTGATAAGTACTTCAAAGTTATTACCATTGCTGAGAGTCAAGCGCCGATATCTGCTAGAAACGGTCTACGAGTTATTCCTGATTACAGTTTTTCCAACCATCCAGACATTGATGTTTTAGTAGTTCCTGGTGGTTATGGTGCCGAAAAAATAGAGATAAACAATCCAGTGGTTATCGATTGGATTGTCACTCAAGCTAAGCTCGTTGATTTGACACTTTCAGTTTGCACGGGTGCTTTGTTGCTAGCTAAGGCTGGGTTATTGGCTGGCAAGTCTGCAACCACTCATTGGATGGACTTAGATAATCTAGCATCCTATGCTGATATTGATGTGATCTCTCATACTCGTTTTGTCGACGCTAGTGATGAAAGTGCTAAGTTGATAACTTCGGCAGGAATAAGCGCAGGTATTCATGCCAGTCTATATTGCTTGGAGAAGTTAATAGATACTAAAACCATGCAAGCAACGGCAAAACGTATGGAGTTTGATCTGGATCAAAATGTTTTTTTATAG
- a CDS encoding amino acid ABC transporter permease, translating into MNYSWNWGVLFEQTGIGNELYIHWMITGLGWLLLIGSIAWAIAMVVGTIFGIMRTLPNKTARAIGTAYVTFFRNIPLLVQLFFWFYIAPGWLTPTIQEWWYKDLSPNTSAMLSASIGLGLFTAARIVEQVRTGIESLPEGQINAAYALGFSIPQVYKEVLLPQAFRIILPPLSSELTNCFKNASVASLVGVMELISQTKTISEYTQNSIEIYTYATIIYLVFNLSLIAIMGLIERKLRVPGLIAGGQK; encoded by the coding sequence ATGAATTATAGCTGGAACTGGGGTGTGCTCTTTGAGCAGACTGGTATCGGTAATGAGCTTTATATCCATTGGATGATTACTGGTCTTGGCTGGCTACTATTGATTGGTAGTATCGCATGGGCCATTGCTATGGTCGTAGGTACTATCTTTGGCATCATGCGTACTTTGCCTAATAAGACCGCTCGTGCCATTGGCACCGCTTATGTGACATTTTTTCGTAATATTCCACTGCTTGTCCAATTGTTCTTTTGGTTTTATATTGCACCTGGCTGGCTCACGCCCACGATACAAGAGTGGTGGTATAAGGATTTATCGCCCAACACTTCAGCCATGCTCTCAGCGAGTATCGGTCTTGGCTTATTTACCGCCGCTCGTATCGTTGAACAGGTGCGTACAGGTATTGAGTCGTTGCCCGAAGGTCAAATCAATGCTGCTTATGCACTAGGCTTTAGTATTCCACAAGTTTATAAAGAAGTACTGCTACCGCAGGCTTTTCGTATTATTTTACCACCGCTCAGCTCTGAGCTGACCAACTGCTTCAAAAACGCCTCCGTCGCCTCATTAGTGGGGGTAATGGAGCTGATTAGTCAAACCAAAACCATCAGCGAATACACCCAAAACAGCATCGAGATTTATACCTATGCGACGATTATTTATTTAGTATTTAACTTATCGTTGATTGCTATTATGGGGTTAATTGAGCGCAAACTGCGTGTACCTGGGCTCATTGCAGGAGGTCAGAAATGA
- a CDS encoding carboxyl transferase domain-containing protein, producing MSAIITSKLSPNAAEFQQNSAAMQAVVDDLYGHLRKVVQGGSERARAKHLARGKLLPRERVERLLDVGTPFLEVAPMAAHDMYGEEIPAAGVIAGIGRINGIECMIVCNDATVKGGTYYPMTVKKHLRAQEIAQENNLPCVYLVDSGGANLPNQDDVFPDKEHFGRIFFNQANMSAAGIPQIAVVMGSCTAGGAYVPAMSDESIIVKDQGTIFLGGPPLVKAATGEEVTAEDLGGGDVHTRLSGVVDHLAQSDTHALSIARNIVSHLNRPAKQVPNQIKPRPPRYDAKELYGVIPTDKRKPFDIKEIIARIVDDSAFDEFKARFGTTLVCGFAHIEGMPVGIIANNGILFSESAQKGTHFIELCCKRKIPLVFLQNITGFMVGRKYENEGIARHGAKMVMAVANAKVPKFTVIVGGSFGAGNYGMCGRAYSPRFLWMWPNARISVMGGEQAASVLATVKRDNFDRKGEAWSDDDEAAFKAPILDMYEKQGHPYYATARLWDDGVIDPADTRHVLALGLSAAYNAPIEETTFGVFRM from the coding sequence ATGAGCGCTATCATAACCAGTAAACTGAGTCCAAACGCCGCTGAATTTCAGCAAAACAGTGCTGCGATGCAAGCGGTGGTCGATGACTTATATGGTCACTTACGTAAAGTCGTGCAAGGCGGTTCAGAGCGTGCCCGTGCCAAGCATTTAGCGCGTGGCAAGCTGCTGCCTCGTGAGCGTGTCGAGCGTTTATTAGATGTGGGTACGCCATTTTTAGAAGTGGCACCGATGGCTGCACACGATATGTATGGCGAAGAGATTCCTGCTGCTGGCGTGATTGCGGGTATCGGTCGTATCAATGGTATTGAGTGTATGATCGTCTGTAATGATGCCACGGTAAAGGGCGGCACTTATTATCCAATGACTGTCAAAAAACATCTGCGTGCGCAAGAAATCGCGCAAGAAAACAATTTGCCTTGTGTTTATTTGGTGGATTCAGGCGGTGCTAACTTACCCAATCAAGATGATGTGTTCCCCGATAAAGAACACTTTGGTCGCATCTTCTTTAATCAGGCCAATATGAGTGCCGCTGGTATTCCTCAGATTGCTGTGGTCATGGGCAGCTGTACGGCTGGCGGGGCTTATGTGCCAGCGATGAGTGATGAGTCGATCATCGTCAAAGACCAAGGCACCATCTTTTTGGGTGGTCCACCACTGGTCAAAGCGGCGACAGGTGAAGAAGTTACTGCCGAAGACTTGGGCGGCGGCGATGTGCATACCCGTCTGTCAGGGGTCGTCGATCACTTAGCACAAAGCGATACGCATGCGTTGTCAATTGCGCGCAATATCGTTAGCCATCTAAATCGTCCTGCGAAGCAAGTGCCCAATCAAATCAAACCGCGTCCACCACGCTATGATGCCAAAGAGTTGTATGGCGTCATTCCAACCGATAAACGTAAGCCATTTGACATCAAAGAAATCATTGCTCGTATCGTAGATGACAGTGCTTTTGATGAATTTAAAGCGCGATTTGGCACGACGCTGGTTTGCGGATTCGCTCATATCGAAGGGATGCCAGTCGGTATCATTGCCAACAACGGTATCTTATTTAGTGAGTCAGCGCAAAAAGGCACGCACTTTATTGAGCTATGTTGCAAGCGCAAAATTCCATTGGTATTTTTGCAGAACATCACTGGCTTTATGGTTGGTCGCAAATATGAAAACGAAGGCATTGCCCGTCATGGTGCCAAAATGGTCATGGCAGTCGCCAATGCAAAAGTGCCAAAGTTCACGGTCATTGTCGGTGGCTCGTTCGGCGCTGGCAACTACGGCATGTGTGGTCGTGCTTATAGCCCGCGCTTTTTATGGATGTGGCCAAATGCGCGTATCTCGGTGATGGGTGGAGAGCAAGCAGCATCAGTATTGGCAACAGTCAAGCGTGACAACTTTGACCGTAAAGGCGAGGCATGGAGTGATGATGATGAAGCCGCATTTAAAGCGCCGATTCTCGATATGTATGAAAAGCAAGGTCACCCATATTATGCCACCGCACGTCTATGGGATGACGGCGTGATTGACCCTGCCGATACGCGTCATGTATTGGCACTAGGGTTGAGCGCCGCCTATAACGCACCGATTGAAGAGACAACATTTGGTGTCTTTAGAATGTAA
- a CDS encoding ABC transporter permease subunit (The N-terminal region of this protein, as described by TIGR01726, is a three transmembrane segment that identifies a subfamily of ABC transporter permease subunits, which specificities that include histidine, arginine, glutamine, glutamate, L-cystine (sic), the opines (in Agrobacterium) octopine and nopaline, etc.) yields MNMMTELATAYPGLMGGMITTLKVLFLAIIGGISLGTVLALMRLSGIKALEIPAKLYVNYFRSVPLLLVLLWFYFAVPMIYFWIAGKYLQLDAAFASCVVAFMMFEAAYFSEVVRAGIQSIGSGQVNAAKALGMTYGQTMRLVILPQAFRKMLPLILQQCIILFQDTTLVFAIGLTDFFRAAYVRGELMGLLTPYILGAGAVYFIISVSASVGVQQLQKRLRF; encoded by the coding sequence ATGAACATGATGACCGAATTGGCAACAGCCTATCCTGGTTTGATGGGCGGCATGATTACCACCTTAAAAGTGCTGTTTTTGGCGATTATTGGTGGTATTAGCTTAGGAACGGTATTGGCGTTGATGCGCTTGTCTGGTATCAAAGCGCTTGAGATTCCAGCAAAGCTATACGTCAATTATTTTCGTTCTGTACCGCTACTACTGGTGCTACTGTGGTTTTACTTTGCCGTACCGATGATTTATTTTTGGATAGCGGGTAAGTACTTACAACTTGATGCTGCTTTTGCCTCTTGTGTGGTTGCATTTATGATGTTTGAAGCCGCTTACTTTTCAGAGGTGGTGCGTGCTGGTATTCAGTCAATTGGTAGTGGGCAGGTCAATGCCGCCAAAGCGCTGGGTATGACTTATGGGCAGACCATGCGTCTGGTTATTTTGCCACAAGCCTTTCGCAAAATGCTGCCGCTAATCTTGCAGCAGTGTATTATTTTATTCCAAGATACGACGTTGGTTTTCGCTATTGGTTTGACAGACTTTTTCCGTGCCGCCTATGTACGCGGTGAGCTGATGGGTTTGCTGACGCCTTACATTTTGGGTGCTGGTGCGGTGTATTTTATCATCAGTGTCAGTGCCTCCGTGGGTGTACAACAATTGCAAAAGCGTTTGCGATTTTGA
- a CDS encoding FAD-dependent oxidoreductase codes for MSVENSLVESSKGIVIIGAGLAGWHVIDAIRAKDKDIPITLITADSGDRYHKPMLTMAISQKKSAADLVRATGVDAAEAANVKLLANTQVTDVDTTTQQLQLISAMRSDPANTDYATIGYDKLVLAMGAHPIFPKSLPEDLVWHVNHIERFGQLQEKLATGSQHVAIVGAGMVGTEIAEDLLKAGHQVTLIDLNDAPLSQMLPPKATARIAQAVKSQGINFLGGYQVSAITRISDGKLQVSYEALASATESSTAEAIEPLMVDHVIASTGLTVDDKLPAAAGVDFDRRTGIVVDAPTLRTSTANIYAIGDCMSIDGVPCRYVAPLRAQAATIADDVLGLDHNGYDHKPPMIRLKNKAISVMVTGVPKATGNWQVKIESDEELVMDLLNDSDEVSATVTIKSHANPKA; via the coding sequence ATGAGTGTAGAAAATTCATTAGTAGAATCATCTAAAGGTATCGTCATTATTGGTGCAGGTTTGGCAGGCTGGCATGTGATTGATGCCATTCGTGCAAAAGACAAAGACATCCCGATTACCTTAATTACTGCCGACAGTGGCGATCGTTATCACAAGCCAATGCTGACCATGGCGATTAGCCAAAAGAAAAGTGCGGCAGATTTGGTCAGAGCGACTGGCGTTGATGCCGCAGAAGCTGCAAATGTTAAGCTACTTGCCAACACGCAAGTGACTGATGTTGATACGACCACTCAACAGTTGCAGCTTATCTCTGCGATGCGCTCAGATCCAGCCAACACGGATTATGCTACGATTGGCTATGATAAGCTGGTACTAGCGATGGGTGCGCATCCTATCTTCCCAAAAAGCTTGCCAGAGGATCTAGTATGGCATGTCAATCATATTGAGCGTTTTGGACAGTTGCAAGAAAAGCTAGCAACTGGCAGTCAGCACGTTGCTATCGTCGGTGCTGGTATGGTTGGGACAGAGATTGCCGAGGACTTGTTAAAAGCAGGTCATCAGGTGACACTCATTGATTTAAACGATGCGCCGCTATCACAAATGCTACCGCCAAAAGCAACGGCTCGTATTGCGCAAGCGGTCAAATCGCAAGGGATTAACTTTTTAGGAGGGTATCAGGTATCTGCTATTACTCGTATCAGTGATGGAAAACTGCAGGTCAGTTATGAGGCGTTAGCATCAGCGACAGAAAGCAGTACTGCTGAGGCAATCGAACCACTTATGGTCGATCATGTGATTGCTAGTACCGGTCTGACGGTCGATGACAAACTACCTGCCGCAGCTGGTGTCGATTTTGACCGTCGCACTGGTATCGTGGTGGATGCGCCGACCTTGCGTACCAGTACGGCCAATATTTATGCGATTGGTGACTGTATGTCTATCGATGGCGTGCCGTGTCGCTATGTCGCACCGTTACGCGCGCAGGCTGCTACCATTGCTGATGATGTATTGGGTCTAGATCATAATGGCTACGATCATAAGCCACCCATGATTCGCCTGAAAAATAAAGCAATCTCCGTCATGGTGACAGGTGTGCCAAAAGCGACTGGTAATTGGCAGGTCAAGATAGAAAGTGATGAAGAGCTGGTCATGGACTTGCTAAATGATAGTGATGAAGTCAGCGCAACAGTAACGATTAAATCGCATGCCAACCCTAAAGCTTAA
- a CDS encoding amino acid ABC transporter ATP-binding protein, translated as MVIQMSDVSKWYGDFQVLSDCTAHVHKGDVVVVCGPSGSGKSTLIKTVNGLEPFQEGGIMVNGISVGAAKTNLPKLRSRVGMVFQHFELFPHLTIIDNLTVAQIKVLGRKESEAKQKAMAYLDRVGLTVQAAKYPAELSGGQQQRVAIARALAMDPVAMLFDEPTSALDPEMIQEVLDVMVELTRDGMTMMCVTHEMGFASQVANRIIFMDEGHIVENCSKDEFFEGAKSDRAQLFLSKILNH; from the coding sequence ATGGTCATTCAAATGTCCGATGTCAGCAAATGGTATGGGGATTTTCAAGTATTGAGTGATTGTACGGCGCATGTACATAAAGGTGATGTCGTCGTCGTGTGCGGGCCATCAGGTAGTGGTAAATCAACCTTGATTAAAACGGTCAATGGACTGGAGCCTTTTCAAGAAGGTGGGATCATGGTAAATGGTATCTCAGTTGGTGCGGCAAAAACCAATCTGCCGAAATTACGCAGCCGTGTCGGCATGGTCTTTCAGCATTTTGAGCTATTTCCGCATTTGACTATCATTGATAATTTGACGGTCGCTCAAATTAAAGTATTGGGTCGTAAAGAGAGCGAGGCCAAACAAAAAGCCATGGCATATTTAGATCGCGTCGGACTAACGGTGCAGGCCGCGAAATATCCCGCGGAGCTATCGGGTGGTCAGCAGCAGCGTGTTGCGATTGCACGAGCGCTAGCAATGGATCCTGTAGCGATGCTCTTTGATGAGCCGACCTCTGCTCTTGACCCTGAGATGATTCAAGAAGTACTTGATGTTATGGTCGAGTTGACTCGCGATGGCATGACCATGATGTGTGTGACCCATGAAATGGGCTTTGCCAGTCAGGTAGCCAATCGTATTATCTTTATGGACGAAGGTCATATTGTCGAGAACTGTAGTAAAGATGAGTTTTTTGAAGGGGCAAAAAGTGATCGCGCGCAACTTTTCTTATCGAAGATTTTGAATCATTAA
- a CDS encoding AMP-binding protein yields MTQITDFDSIINESTPNNNILNNIPKVNVGARSANAPLIQSHDKGIDVPLIEATIGDFFDAIVNKYPEREALVSRHQNIRWTYRELQEKVNQLASAMIEMGLEIGDRIGIWSHNNAEWLLMQLATAKVGVILVNINPAYRTFELQYALNKLGCSALVLMRHFKSSDYTQMIRELCPEIYHKNYQQLDLVEIPTIERIIWIDEPASDENFNFMQKFSAWMAEGNANDPRLAARQAQLKNTDAISVQFTSGTTGTPKGATLTHRNILNNGYFLGEGMRLTEEDRLCIPLPLYHCFGMVGGNLAILTHGGCAVYPNDGFDPLTVLQTVEEEKCTALLGVPTMFIAELDHPEFDSFDLSSLRTGIMGGSSCPIEVMRRVMDKMHMSEVTIAYGMTETSPASCQTSSQTPLEKRVSTVGMVLPALEVKIVDTETGDVVPTGETGELLTYGYAVMKGYWGSRFKTRAAITDGWMHTGDLAVMDEDGYITVVGRSKDMVIRGGENIYPVEVENYLYRHPKIRDVQIVGVPDKKYGEVLAAWIIAKEPNSLSEEEVRQFCCDHIAHYKVPTYFRFVDEYPMTITGKIQKFKIVEQMIEELGLE; encoded by the coding sequence ATGACTCAGATTACCGATTTTGACAGCATTATTAATGAAAGTACGCCTAATAACAATATTCTCAACAATATCCCCAAAGTTAATGTAGGCGCGCGTTCAGCAAATGCGCCACTCATCCAAAGCCATGATAAAGGCATTGATGTGCCGCTGATTGAAGCGACAATCGGTGATTTTTTTGACGCCATTGTCAATAAATATCCAGAGCGTGAAGCATTGGTTTCTCGTCATCAAAATATTCGCTGGACGTATCGCGAACTACAAGAGAAAGTTAATCAGTTAGCGAGTGCCATGATTGAAATGGGGCTAGAAATCGGCGATCGCATCGGTATCTGGTCACACAATAATGCTGAATGGCTGCTGATGCAATTGGCAACCGCGAAAGTCGGCGTTATCCTCGTCAATATTAATCCTGCTTATCGTACCTTTGAGCTGCAATATGCACTGAATAAGCTGGGCTGTTCGGCATTGGTATTGATGCGTCATTTCAAAAGCAGCGACTATACACAAATGATTCGTGAGCTTTGTCCTGAGATTTATCATAAGAACTATCAGCAATTAGACTTGGTGGAGATTCCAACGATTGAGCGTATCATTTGGATTGACGAGCCAGCATCTGATGAAAATTTCAATTTTATGCAGAAATTCTCTGCTTGGATGGCAGAGGGTAATGCAAACGACCCTCGTTTAGCTGCGCGCCAAGCCCAGCTAAAGAATACCGATGCTATTAGTGTGCAGTTTACTAGTGGGACAACGGGTACACCCAAAGGCGCTACTTTAACGCATCGAAATATCTTGAATAATGGCTACTTCCTTGGCGAAGGTATGAGGCTGACAGAGGAAGATAGGCTATGCATTCCATTACCACTTTATCACTGCTTTGGGATGGTGGGTGGTAACTTAGCCATTTTGACCCATGGTGGCTGCGCGGTGTATCCCAACGATGGTTTTGATCCGCTAACGGTATTGCAAACGGTGGAAGAGGAAAAATGTACCGCTCTGCTTGGGGTACCGACGATGTTTATTGCGGAGCTCGATCATCCAGAATTCGACAGCTTTGATTTGTCCAGCTTGCGTACTGGTATCATGGGCGGCTCTAGCTGTCCAATTGAGGTCATGCGCCGCGTCATGGATAAAATGCACATGAGCGAGGTGACGATTGCTTATGGCATGACCGAGACCAGTCCAGCTTCTTGTCAAACCAGCTCGCAAACGCCACTCGAAAAAAGAGTCTCTACCGTAGGGATGGTGCTGCCCGCGCTTGAGGTCAAAATTGTCGACACTGAAACGGGTGATGTCGTCCCGACTGGAGAGACGGGCGAATTACTCACTTATGGCTACGCGGTGATGAAAGGCTATTGGGGCAGCCGCTTTAAAACACGCGCGGCGATTACTGATGGCTGGATGCATACGGGTGATTTGGCGGTAATGGATGAAGATGGCTACATCACTGTGGTTGGACGTAGCAAGGACATGGTCATCCGCGGCGGCGAAAATATCTATCCAGTAGAAGTTGAGAACTATCTCTATCGTCATCCGAAGATTCGCGATGTACAAATTGTTGGTGTTCCTGATAAAAAGTATGGTGAGGTACTCGCGGCGTGGATTATTGCAAAAGAGCCAAATAGCTTAAGCGAAGAAGAGGTAAGGCAGTTTTGTTGTGACCATATCGCTCATTATAAAGTGCCGACCTACTTTCGTTTCGTCGATGAATATCCAATGACCATCACTGGTAAAATTCAGAAATTCAAAATCGTTGAGCAAATGATAGAAGAGTTGGGTCTGGAGTGA
- a CDS encoding AMP-binding protein: MTQTSDFDATKIDFDTILNSIPSINMGARSANAPLTQSYDKGPDVPLIEATIGDFFDAIVSKYPEREALVSRHQNIRWTYRELQQQVNQLASSMIEMGLEIGDRIGIWSHNNAEWLLMQLATAKVGIILVNINPAYRTFELQYALNKLGCSALVLMRHFKTSDYASLISELCPEIYHKDYTQLDLVEIPTIERIIWIDEPASEETFGFMQKFSAWMAEGDANDPRVAERQAQLKNTDAINVQFTSGTTGTPKGATLSHRNILNNGYFIGEAMNLTEEDKLCIPVPLYHCFGMVLGNLAILTHGGCIVYPNDGFEPLTVLQAVEEEKCTGLHGVPTMFIAELDHPEFKNFDLSTLRTGIMAGSSCPIEVMRRVIDEMHMSEVTIAYGMTETSPVSCQTNEHTPLDKQVSTVGLVQPALEVKVINTATGETVALGETGELLTRGYSVMKGYWGSRFKTRAAIQDGWMHTGDLATMDEDGYVKIVGRSKDMVIRGGENIYPVEIENYLYRHPKIRDVQIVGIPDKKYGEVLAAWIIPKEADSLTEEEVRQFCSEHIAHYKVPTYYRFVTEYPMTITGKIQKYKIIEQMIEELGL; encoded by the coding sequence ATGACGCAAACTTCTGATTTTGATGCGACTAAAATTGATTTTGATACTATTCTAAATAGCATTCCTAGTATTAATATGGGCGCACGCTCAGCAAATGCACCGCTTACCCAAAGCTATGATAAAGGTCCTGATGTGCCGCTCATTGAAGCGACTATCGGTGACTTTTTTGATGCTATTGTATCCAAATATCCAGAGCGCGAAGCTTTGGTTTCTCGCCATCAAAATATTCGCTGGACCTACCGCGAGCTGCAACAGCAAGTCAATCAGCTGGCCAGTAGTATGATTGAGATGGGGCTGGAAATCGGCGATCGCATCGGTATCTGGTCACACAACAATGCTGAATGGCTGCTCATGCAGTTAGCAACGGCAAAAGTCGGTATTATCCTTGTCAATATCAATCCTGCCTATCGTACCTTTGAGCTGCAATATGCCTTGAATAAATTGGGCTGCTCGGCGCTTGTGCTCATGCGTCATTTTAAAACCAGCGATTACGCCAGTCTCATCAGTGAACTGTGTCCTGAGATTTATCACAAAGACTATACCCAGCTTGATTTGGTCGAAATTCCGACGATTGAACGTATCATTTGGATTGATGAGCCAGCATCTGAGGAAACCTTTGGCTTTATGCAGAAGTTCTCTGCATGGATGGCGGAAGGCGATGCCAACGATCCTCGTGTTGCCGAGCGTCAAGCCCAGCTCAAAAATACGGATGCCATTAATGTACAGTTCACCAGTGGCACGACTGGTACGCCAAAAGGTGCAACATTAAGCCATCGTAATATTCTTAACAACGGTTACTTCATCGGTGAGGCTATGAATCTCACAGAAGAGGATAAACTGTGTATTCCGGTGCCACTCTACCATTGCTTTGGTATGGTGCTTGGTAATTTAGCGATTCTCACGCATGGTGGCTGTATCGTTTATCCGAACGATGGTTTTGAGCCATTGACGGTATTACAAGCGGTGGAAGAAGAAAAGTGTACGGGTCTGCACGGTGTGCCAACGATGTTTATCGCTGAGCTTGACCATCCGGAGTTTAAAAACTTTGATTTATCGACTTTGCGTACGGGCATCATGGCAGGCTCTAGTTGCCCGATTGAAGTCATGCGCCGCGTCATCGATGAGATGCACATGAGCGAAGTCACCATTGCGTATGGCATGACAGAGACCAGTCCAGTATCTTGTCAAACCAATGAACATACGCCACTTGATAAGCAAGTATCTACCGTTGGCCTAGTGCAGCCTGCGCTTGAGGTCAAAGTCATCAATACGGCGACGGGTGAGACTGTCGCATTGGGCGAGACCGGTGAGTTGCTGACACGCGGTTATTCAGTGATGAAAGGCTATTGGGGCAGTCGCTTCAAAACCCGCGCAGCCATCCAAGATGGTTGGATGCATACGGGTGATTTGGCTACGATGGATGAAGATGGTTATGTCAAAATCGTTGGTCGTAGTAAAGACATGGTGATTCGTGGTGGAGAGAATATCTATCCTGTCGAAATCGAAAACTATCTCTATCGTCATCCGAAGATTCGAGATGTGCAAATCGTCGGTATTCCTGATAAAAAGTATGGCGAAGTATTGGCGGCATGGATTATTCCTAAAGAAGCAGATAGCTTGACGGAAGAGGAAGTTCGCCAGTTCTGTAGCGAGCATATCGCTCATTATAAAGTGCCGACTTATTATCGTTTCGTGACCGAATATCCAATGACTATTACTGGAAAAATTCAGAAATATAAAATCATCGAGCAGATGATAGAAGAGCTGGGTTTGTAG
- a CDS encoding glutamate/aspartate ABC transporter substrate-binding protein yields the protein MSYLSSRSFSKPLTLAAFMALGLAGCNNSSQTSNDAPADDATATETTTNGTLQKIKDSGTIVVGHRDSSIPFSYIADDPNQPIGYAHDLEMKVVEAVKQKLNMPDLNVRYNLITSQTRIPLVQNGTVDFECGSTTNNEERQKQVAFSNGFFEIGTRLLTKKDSGIQDFEDLKGKTLVTTAGTTSERYIRQYNDDNKMDMNIISAKDHGEGFLMLENGRADAFMMDDVLLAGEKAKAKNPDEWVIVGTPQSFEIYGCMMRKDDPEFKVVVDEALANVFKSGEINSIYDKWFLNPIPPKNVNLNFEMSDNLKALIASPHDSAQPKVATAQ from the coding sequence ATGAGCTATCTATCTTCTAGATCTTTCTCTAAACCTTTAACTCTCGCTGCTTTTATGGCGCTAGGTCTTGCAGGGTGTAATAACAGTAGCCAAACCAGCAATGATGCGCCAGCAGATGATGCAACAGCGACAGAAACCACTACCAACGGTACTCTACAAAAAATCAAAGACTCGGGTACTATCGTGGTCGGTCACCGTGACTCTTCTATTCCATTTTCTTATATCGCTGACGACCCAAATCAGCCGATTGGTTATGCGCACGATTTAGAGATGAAAGTCGTCGAAGCAGTTAAGCAAAAGCTAAACATGCCAGACCTCAACGTCCGTTATAACCTTATCACCTCACAAACCCGTATTCCCTTGGTACAAAACGGCACGGTCGACTTTGAATGTGGTTCGACCACCAACAACGAAGAGCGTCAAAAACAAGTGGCATTCTCCAACGGTTTCTTTGAAATCGGTACGCGTCTATTGACCAAAAAAGACTCAGGTATTCAAGATTTCGAAGACCTAAAAGGTAAGACCTTAGTCACCACCGCAGGCACAACTTCAGAGCGTTATATTCGTCAGTATAATGATGACAACAAAATGGACATGAATATCATCTCAGCAAAAGACCACGGCGAAGGCTTCCTTATGCTAGAAAATGGTCGCGCTGATGCCTTTATGATGGATGATGTACTACTTGCTGGCGAAAAAGCCAAAGCAAAAAATCCTGATGAATGGGTCATCGTCGGCACGCCGCAATCGTTTGAGATTTATGGCTGTATGATGCGTAAGGATGATCCTGAGTTCAAAGTAGTGGTCGATGAAGCGTTAGCGAATGTCTTTAAATCAGGGGAAATCAACAGCATTTATGACAAGTGGTTCTTAAACCCAATCCCACCAAAGAACGTCAATCTAAACTTTGAGATGTCTGACAACTTAAAAGCCTTGATTGCCAGTCCGCATGACAGCGCTCAGCCGAAAGTTGCGACGGCACAGTAA